In Blastopirellula sediminis, the following proteins share a genomic window:
- a CDS encoding RluA family pseudouridine synthase: MKFATPLVLYEDNHLLAISKPALLATMGAKEGEPSAAEWAKDYLKRKYDKPGNVYVGIVSRIDAHVTGVLLFARTSKAASRLSEQFRDRSTLKEYSALIPSGAKIRSGKLVDWMRKEDRLHRMVVVPEGTADADKAELEIVAQERLRNCQKVDLQLITGRKHQIRLQLASRGAPILGDKKYGSTDRYAPGIALHARRLVFTHPTLKTRLTIEAPLPEAWQPYF, from the coding sequence ATGAAGTTTGCGACTCCGCTAGTTCTTTACGAAGATAACCATTTACTCGCTATCTCGAAACCTGCATTGTTGGCGACGATGGGCGCCAAGGAAGGTGAACCGAGCGCTGCGGAGTGGGCGAAGGATTATCTGAAACGGAAGTACGATAAGCCGGGTAACGTCTATGTCGGCATCGTCAGCCGGATCGATGCGCATGTGACCGGCGTCCTGCTGTTTGCGCGAACGTCGAAGGCGGCGTCGCGTCTTTCCGAACAGTTTCGGGATCGTTCGACCCTCAAAGAATATAGCGCCCTGATTCCGTCCGGCGCTAAAATTCGGAGCGGCAAGCTGGTCGACTGGATGCGGAAGGAAGACCGGCTCCACCGCATGGTGGTAGTTCCGGAAGGGACGGCCGACGCCGACAAGGCGGAGCTGGAAATCGTCGCTCAGGAGCGGCTCCGGAACTGCCAGAAGGTCGATCTCCAATTGATCACCGGGCGAAAGCATCAGATCCGATTGCAGCTCGCCAGCCGGGGCGCGCCGATCCTGGGGGACAAAAAGTATGGTTCGACCGACCGCTATGCACCTGGAATTGCGTTACATGCTCGGCGGCTTGTGTTTACGCATCCAACGCTGAAGACCAGACTTACGATCGAAGCTCCTCTGCCGGAGGCGTGGCAGCCCTACTTTTGA
- a CDS encoding Maf family protein, producing the protein MYPSLILASGSPRRRELLTMAGIPFEVVLPADHAETEPHPSESPRETVLRLARDKADDVAQRTSEGIVLAADTLAECDGQPLGKPRDRDHAREILQTLRGREHTVLTAICLWRRPEDFVALDVAESHLKMRMLSDEEIEEYLDTGLWEGKAGAFGLQDRIDWIEVTSGSQSNVVGLPLELLAILLLNFHE; encoded by the coding sequence ATGTATCCCAGCTTGATCTTGGCGAGCGGCTCTCCTCGACGGCGCGAATTGCTGACCATGGCCGGCATCCCGTTTGAAGTCGTTCTGCCGGCCGATCATGCCGAGACCGAGCCGCATCCCAGCGAGTCGCCGCGCGAAACGGTGTTGCGTTTGGCCCGCGACAAAGCGGACGATGTCGCCCAGCGAACCAGCGAAGGAATCGTGCTGGCGGCGGACACTTTGGCCGAATGCGACGGGCAGCCCCTCGGCAAACCGCGCGATCGGGATCATGCCCGCGAGATCTTGCAGACCCTCCGCGGCCGCGAACATACCGTGCTGACCGCGATCTGCTTGTGGCGTCGCCCGGAAGATTTTGTGGCCCTCGACGTCGCCGAATCGCATCTGAAGATGCGGATGTTGAGCGACGAAGAAATCGAAGAATATCTCGACACCGGCCTCTGGGAAGGAAAAGCTGGCGCCTTCGGTCTACAAGATCGCATCGACTGGATCGAAGTCACCAGCGGCAGCCAGTCGAACGTGGTCGGATTGCCGCTAGAACTGCTGGCGATCCTGCTGCTGAATTTTCACGAGTAG
- a CDS encoding methyltransferase domain-containing protein encodes MSLPLDVLACPICGQSLANQDEKLVCQSPECGQVFPSSRAVPILINEANSIFDTSGFEADEETFFRSNHPIHEWISEHLPDLSCNVSAKRNLETLAQLLKARQAPVRVLVVGGGVVGAGLDELLQDSEIEVVETDASWGPQTQLICDAHNLPFKDDAFDAVIVQAVLEHVLDPQRCVEEIYRVLKSDGLVYADTPFIQQVHGRQFDFTRFTRLGHRRLFRHFEEVESGVTCGPGMALAWTARYFMMSFFQSKRLRSAASLAARCSLFWLKYFDYYLARQKASFDAASAFFFIGRKSPSILSDRELIADYQGGF; translated from the coding sequence ATGTCGCTTCCGTTAGACGTATTGGCCTGTCCGATTTGCGGGCAGTCGCTCGCCAACCAGGACGAAAAGCTCGTTTGCCAGTCGCCGGAGTGCGGCCAGGTCTTCCCGTCGTCGCGCGCCGTGCCGATTTTGATCAACGAAGCGAATAGCATCTTCGACACCAGCGGCTTTGAAGCGGACGAAGAGACTTTTTTCCGCTCCAATCACCCGATTCATGAGTGGATCAGCGAACATCTGCCCGATCTATCGTGCAACGTCTCGGCCAAACGCAATCTCGAAACGCTCGCCCAACTGCTGAAAGCCCGCCAAGCGCCGGTTCGCGTGTTGGTCGTCGGCGGGGGAGTTGTCGGCGCCGGGCTCGACGAGTTGCTGCAAGATTCCGAAATCGAAGTGGTCGAAACCGACGCTTCGTGGGGACCGCAGACGCAGTTGATCTGCGATGCCCACAATTTGCCGTTCAAAGATGACGCGTTTGACGCGGTAATCGTCCAAGCGGTGCTCGAACATGTGCTCGATCCGCAGCGCTGCGTCGAAGAAATCTATCGCGTGCTGAAGTCGGACGGCTTGGTCTATGCCGACACCCCGTTCATCCAACAAGTGCATGGCCGTCAGTTCGACTTCACCCGATTCACGCGACTGGGACATCGCCGCTTGTTTCGCCACTTTGAAGAAGTCGAAAGCGGCGTGACCTGCGGACCCGGAATGGCGCTCGCCTGGACGGCGCGCTATTTCATGATGAGCTTTTTCCAGTCGAAACGTCTTCGCTCGGCCGCCAGCTTGGCGGCGCGATGCAGTTTGTTTTGGCTGAAGTACTTCGACTATTACCTCGCGCGCCAAAAAGCGTCGTTTGATGCGGCGTCAGCCTTCTTCTTCATTGGCCGGAAGAGCCCGTCGATTTTGAGCGATCGGGAATTGATCGCCGATTACCAGGGCGGGTTCTAG